The Chelonia mydas isolate rCheMyd1 chromosome 3, rCheMyd1.pri.v2, whole genome shotgun sequence genome includes a region encoding these proteins:
- the TBXT gene encoding T-box transcription factor T — protein MSSPGTESSGKSLQYRVDHLLSAVENELQAGSEKGDPTERELRVTLEENELWLRFKELTNEMIVTKNGRRMFPVLKVSVSGLDPNAMYSFLLDFVAADNHRWKYVNGEWVPGGKPEPQAPSCVYIHPDSPNFGAHWMKAPVSFSKVKLTNKLNGGGQIMLNSLHKYEPRIHIVRVGGPQRMITSHSFPETQFIAVTAYQNEEITALKIKYNPFAKAFLDAKERSDHKDMMDEVGDNQQSGYSQLGGWLIPGTGSLCPPSNPHAQFGAPLSLSSAHSCERFSSLRNHRSAPYPNPYAHRNNSPTAYADNSSACLSMLQSHDNWSSLGVPTHASMLPMSHSTGTSTSSSQYPNLWSVNNSTITPVSQSGGMSNGLSSQFLRGSTAHYPPLPHSVTASSSGSPLYDAGTPTDISDSQYDTSAHNRLASTWTPVTPPSM, from the exons atgagTTCTCCCGGCACGGAGAGCTCCGGCAAGAGCTTGCAGTACCGGGTGGACCATCTCCTGAGCGCGGTGGAAAACGAGCTGCAGGCTGGCAGCGAGAAGGGAGACCCCACGGAGCGGGAGCTACGAGTCACTCTGGAGGAGAATGAGCTGTGGCTGCGCTTCAAGGAGCTCACCAACGAGATGATCGTGACCAAGAACGGCAG GCGGATGTTCCCCGTGCTGAAGGTGAGCGTGTCCGGCCTGGACCCCAACGCCATGTACTCCTTCCTGCTGGACTTCGTGGCCGCCGACAATCACCGCTGGAAGTACGTGAACGGGGAGTGGGTCCCCGGGGGCAAGCCCGAGCCGCAGGCCCCGAGCTGCGTCTACATCCACCCGGACTCGCCCAACTTCGGAGCGCACTGGATGAAGGCGCCGGTTTCCTTCAGCAAAGTCAAACTCACCAACAAGCTCAACGGAGGGGGGCAG ATCATGTTGAACTCCTTGCACAAGTATGAGCCTAGGATTCATATAGTGAGAGTTGGTGGCCCTCAGCGTATGATAACCAGCCATTCCTTCCCAGAGACCCAGTTTATAGCTGTGACAGCTTATCAGAATGAGGAG atcacagctttaaaaattaaatacaatccATTTGCAAAGGCTTTCCTTGATGCAAAAGAAAG AAGTGATCACAAAGATATGATGGATGAAGTCGGAGACAATCAACAGTCTGGGTATTCACAGT TAGGTGGCTGGCTTATTCCTGGAACTGGGAGTCTGTGCCCCCCCTCCAATCCTCATGCTCAATTTGGAGCACCTCTATCACTGTCCTCTGCTCACAGCTGTGAAAGATTCTCATCGCTGAGGAATCACCGTTCTGCCCCTTACCCCAATCCATATGCCCACAGAAACAACTCTCCAA CAGCCTATGCTGATAATTCCTCGGCCTGTCTTTCCATGCTCCAATCCCATGACAACTGGTCCAGTCTAGGAGTTCCCACACACGCTAGTATGCTGCCCATGAGTCACAGCACTGGCACATCTACCAGCTCCAG TCAGTATCCCAACTTGTGGTCTGTGAATAACAGCACCATCACACCCGTGTCTCAGTCAGGTGGGATGTCCAATGGACTGAGCTCCCAGTTTTTGCGAGGCTCTACAGCACACTACCCACCCCTTCCTCACTCTGTCACTGCCTCCTCCTCGGGATCTCCGCTGTATGACGCTGGCACACCAACAGACATTTCTGACAGTCAGTATGATACCTCTGCACATAATAGGCTGGCATCCACATGGACTCCTGTCACACCACCTTCTATGTAA